The region GGGATGAAGGTCTCCGACCTCAATGAGATCATAGGAAAGGTCCTTTCCATATACGAGAAAGGATTCGTCAGCCCGCCCTTGGGCAAGACCTTCCGCGAGTGCTATGATGTAAAGACCGTCAAGCCCACGGCAGAGTATCTCGAGGTATACAGCGGCGCTCTCAAGACGCTCAGGGACTGCGGTCTCGACATCAAACACTAAGAACAAACAGACCGCGGCGGATGCCGCGGTCATCCATTTTTATGCTGGCTCATATCTGGGTGCCGCCACCGATGATCGCATTTTTACTCTGTTTTAAGTGATAGTATATTAATACGATGGTTACATGATGTAAAGCTTTTAATACCGTACGTCCATGTAATAGTTATATGGTTGCACCGAGGGCGCTGGACATCTATGAATCGTTTGATAGATTCGCTTCAGGGAAGAAGGTCAGAGAGGATACTTGGGACTACGTTACCGTTCCGACGAACGCTTTGGCCATGAAGGAAAAATACAACATCAATTTTGATAACAAAATAATCCCGGAGGATGAGGATCTGGCAGACAGGCTGTTCCACGCAGGCGTCGAAATGCTTGCCTGCACCGGTTTCTACAACACCAACCTCGGAAGGGCGCTGTCGATCTCCGAGGAGGAGATATACGAAGGTCTTAAGAAGGCCCCGAAGAAGATCAAAATGGGCAGAGGCAATGAGAGGATAACCTGCAAAGCAAGAAAGGGGAACTCAAAAAGAAAACCCATAATCCAGGGAGGCCCCACCGGCGCACCCGTGTCCGAAGAGATATTCCCCAACATGATGCAGAGCTATGCTCAGGAAGCCGCCGTTGACACGCTTGTGAGCGGCATTCTCAACACAGTCAGCGGAAGGCCTTCGACGACCAACACGCCTTGGGAGATAAAGGCAACGCTGGCAGAGATAAGGTACGTCAGAGAGGCATGCAGCATGGCCGGAAGGCCGGGCATGGGGATATAGGGTCCGGAGACCCCGTTGTCCGCGGCGGGAAGACTGTCGTCGGACCTCACGGAGTACGGTCTCAGATACTATGATGCGCACGAGGTGTCCCAACTCAACGAACTGAAGATAGACAACGCCGGCATGACGATGATAGCGGGATGGGCGACAGCGGCCAGCATAATCATGATGGAGCAGATGCCCATATTCGGCGGATACTCGGGAGGCGTCGAGGAGACAGCCATCTGTGACGTGGCAACAATGCTGGCATCCTTTGCGCTTTTCGACTGCGACATACACCTGGACGGTCCGATCCACATAAGATGGGGTACGACCACCACGAGAGAGACATTGCAGATAGCAGCGCATGCGGCGGTGGCACTGGACAGGAACACAGACCTCCTCCTGGCCAACCAGTATTACACCCTGGCAGGGCCCTGCACTGAGATGTGCCTTCTGGAAGTGGCGGCGCAGGCGATAGCCGACACAGCCTCAGGAAGGGAGCTCATATCGGGTTCCGCATCGTCGAAAGGGGTCGTCAAGGACAAGACCACTGGCATGGAGGCCCGTATGATGGGCGAAGCGGCGGCGGCCGCGGCGGGAATGGAGATATCGGCGGCGAATGACATATTGGATAATATCGTCGCGTCGTACAAAGATAATTACCCAAAGCCTCCTCCCGGAAAAAGGTTCCAAGAATGCTATGACGTGAAGGAGATAAGGCCTACGGATGAGTATCTGGACGTATATGACAGAGCGCTTAAGACGCTCAACAGATGCGGGATCCAGATCTGAGGTAGGCAATGGCGGACTACTGCATCGCACTGGATATCGGCACAAGCGGACTCAGGTCGCAGCTGTTGGACATGGAGAGCGGTAAAACGCTGGCCACTTCCATAACCGCACGCCATCCGATACCCGGAATGAATGTCATCGACCATGTAAATTATGCGATGACCTCCGGCAGCGATGTTGCGAACGGACTGATAATAACGGCTGTCAACTCTTTATTCTCATCTTTCGGCGTCGATCTGTCGAAAGTCAAAGTGGTCGCGGTGTGCGGCAATCCGTTCCAGCTGTCCCTTTTTCAGAACATAGAGATCAGGGACCTCGCGTACGCGGGAAAGAACATGCTGGAGTCATTGGGAGTGGTCTCCCCGCCGAGGGACGGGGACATTGTCAAAGCGACGGACCTGGGAATAAAAGGGATGCCCGAAGCCGTTGTCATGATACCTCCCGCCGTCACTCACGAGATAGGGGCCGACGCGATCGCTATGCTTCTGATAACAAATGTTCTCGATTCAAAGGAACCCTGCATAGTCGTGGATTACGGTACCAATGCGGAGATGGCCCTGATAGTGGACGGGAATGTTTACACCGGATCCGCGGCGGCGGGGCCGGCGCTGGAGGGCCAGCAGATAGAGAGAGGGATGCTTGCATCCCCCGGTGCGGTGGCCGACGTCAATATCAAGGGGAACGGGTGGGAATGCACGGTCCTCGACGGCTCGATGAAGGACAGCCGCGGCGATGTGGTCGATCCTCTGACGGGAAAGGTCGCAGAAAAAGGAGTGATGCACGGCGAGGCGAAAGGAATAACCGGGACTGGGGTGGTCGCATCGATATACTGCGGCATCGAAACGGGAATGATAACGCCGCCGAACATACACACCCCCGACGGAGCGCTTCATCTCCAGGACGGCATCAACATCTGTTCCAAGGACATCGACGAGGCCGGCAAAGCGATAGGGGCGCTCAGAGCAGGGTTCCTTACGTTGCTGCTTGAGGCCGGCGTCTGGACCGGCGACGTCAAATTGGCATACATGTCCGGAGCTTCGGGGTTATATGTGGATGCGAGAAAGGCCCTAAGGATAGGCATGGTGGTGCCCGGAGCGGAAAGGATAGTCCAATTCGGCAACACCTCGATAGAGCTGGCAAGAAGGCTGGCGACGGGAAAGGTAAGCCTCGAAAGCCTCAGAGAATTCGCAAAGCGCCTCAGAGCAACGCACTGCATGTTCGCTACCGCGAAAGCGTTCAAGGATATCTATTCCATAGAGTATTCTCTCTGGTCCCAAGGAATGCCGGCGTCAGAATATAACAACATGATGGACGTCTACGACCTGCCGCATAT is a window of Candidatus Methanoplasma cognatum DNA encoding:
- a CDS encoding methylamine methyltransferase corrinoid protein reductive activase; translation: MADYCIALDIGTSGLRSQLLDMESGKTLATSITARHPIPGMNVIDHVNYAMTSGSDVANGLIITAVNSLFSSFGVDLSKVKVVAVCGNPFQLSLFQNIEIRDLAYAGKNMLESLGVVSPPRDGDIVKATDLGIKGMPEAVVMIPPAVTHEIGADAIAMLLITNVLDSKEPCIVVDYGTNAEMALIVDGNVYTGSAAAGPALEGQQIERGMLASPGAVADVNIKGNGWECTVLDGSMKDSRGDVVDPLTGKVAEKGVMHGEAKGITGTGVVASIYCGIETGMITPPNIHTPDGALHLQDGINICSKDIDEAGKAIGALRAGFLTLLLEAGVWTGDVKLAYMSGASGLYVDARKALRIGMVVPGAERIVQFGNTSIELARRLATGKVSLESLREFAKRLRATHCMFATAKAFKDIYSIEYSLWSQGMPASEYNNMMDVYDLPHIPDPVPDPEVKRMSATDLPDTEGRTVKILENAGTVLAGAIEGCTMCGACVEECPEDAITVVKEGEEIFGRILSDRCAGTACRRCERACPESVLKITPFTMIGRS